The Lonchura striata isolate bLonStr1 chromosome Z, bLonStr1.mat, whole genome shotgun sequence genome window below encodes:
- the LOC144248337 gene encoding serine/threonine-protein kinase PAK 3-like: MRDLAWLSPVSWRSLAEDLRVRSHQESKSGILVLQVNRVDFQRSCVHFSALSRRGSLRPRSSQQTACTPRGVLLYPLGGIQCAKQQSTAKMFGQVCAAVCTIFTVAYSGYYLTHLTRCAKVAILLAMQHKLQSRSPHTWMEKSLCFGLSRRLKTGSAIQRAAGPASPAAASCPPAAGTSSSSPAQQPEMREEQGLKTLRSIVSLGEPMKKYRAFEELGRGGFGAVYKALDTSTGQQVAIKIMSLQEKMSEELAVNEILVMRDSRNPNIVSYLDSYLVDAELWLVMEFMDGGTLFDVLRAVYLEEGQIGAVCRECLQGLHFLHSRQVIHRDIKSGNVLVGMDGSVKLADFGLCAQLSPEHSKRSSRVGTPSWMAPEVVRGEAYSPKVDIWSLGIMGLEMVEGEAPYERMARVRVFELIETNGPPKLQNPRHHSALLRDFLRCCLQADEDRRWSAQELLQHPFVTSGEPASSLAALVTSAKQVLEDWRGDACA, encoded by the exons ATGAGGgacctggcctggctgtcccccgtTTCCTGGCGGTCACTTG CAGAGGACTTGCGGGTGCGGAGTCACCAGGAAAGCAAGTCTGGCATCCTTGTTCTACAGGTGAACCGAGTTGATTTCCAGAGGAGTTGCGTGCACTTTTCCGCCCTCTCACGCa GAGGATCCTTGCGACCAAGGAGTTCTCAGCAGACGGCCTGCACCCCGAGAGGAGTCTTGCTTTACCCCTTGGGTGGCATTCAGTGTGCGAAGCAGCAGAGCACGGCCAAAATGTTCGGGCAGGTCTGTGCCGCGGTTTGCACCATCTTTACCGTTGCTTATTCTGGATATTACCTGACCCACCTGACTC GCTGCGCCAAGGTAGCCATTCTCCTGGCGATGCAGCACAAACTCCAGTCCAG gtCACCTCACACGTGGATGGAGAAAAGCCTGTGCTTTG ggctcagccgcAGG CTCAAGACAGGCTCTGCCATTCAACGTGCCGCTGGACCGGCATCGCCTGCAGCGGCCAGCTGTCCCCCAGCTGCCGGCACTTcatccagcagcccagcccagcagcccgagatgagagaggagcagggcctgAAGACACTGA GGAGCATTGTGAGTCTGGGCGAGCCAATGAAGAAATACAGGGCATTTGAAGAACTTGGACGAGG GGGCTTTGGAGCTGTTTATAAAGCCCTCGACACCAGCACAGGACAACAG GTGGCCATCAAGATAATGTCTCTTCAGGAGAAGATGTCTGAGGAGCTGGCTGTCAATGAAATCTTGGTgatgagggacagcaggaatccCAATATTGTCAGCTACTTAGACAG ctaccTGGTGGATGCGGagctctggctggtgatggagtTCATGGACGGCGGCACGTTGTTCGATGTGCTCAGGGCAGTGTACCTGGAGGAAGGACAGATAGGCGCCGTCTGTCGGGAG tgcctgcaaggactgcatttccttcattcCCGCCAAGTCATCCACAGGGACATCAAAAGCGGCAACGTTCTCGTGGGCATGGACGgatctgtcaagctgg ctgactttggcctctgcgctcagctcagccctgagcacagcaagcgcagctccagagtgggcactcccagctggatggccccggaagtggtgagaggagaagcctacagccccaaagtggacatctggtccctggggatCATGGGGCTGGAAATGGTGGAAGGGGAAGCTCCTTACGAGAGGATGGCCCGTGTCAGG GTTTTTGAACTGATAGAAACGAACGGGCCCCCGAAACTGCAGAACCCCAGGCACCACTCGGCTCTCCTGCGCGACTTtctgcgctgctgcctgcaggcagacGAGGACaggcgctggtctgcccaggaactcctgcag CATCCGTTTGTGACCTCAGGCGAgccagcctccagcctggctgctctggtcaCCTCAGCCAAGCAAGTGCTGGAAGACTGGAGAGGAGACGCTTGCGCCTGA
- the LOC144248336 gene encoding serine/threonine-protein kinase PAK 3-like, producing MNELSSEELSYPRRMWDSADLEQACPTSCLPELATWRRPPGGQIEEDEDAEDLRVRSHQESKSGILVLQVNRVDFQRSCVHFSALSRRGSLRPRSSQQTACTPRGVLLYPLGGIQCAKQQSTAKMFGQVCAAVCTIFTVAYSGYYLTHLTRCAKVAILLAMQHKLQSRSPHTWMEKSLCFGLSRRLKTGSAIQRAAGPASPAAASCPPAAGTSSSSPAQQPEMREEQGLKTLRSIVSLGEPMKKYRAFEELGRGGFGAVYKALDTSTGQQVAIKIMSLQEKMSEELAVNEILVMRDSRNPNIVSYLDSYLVDAELWLVMEFMDGGTLFDVLRAVYLEEGQIGAVCRECLQGLHFLHSRQVIHRDIKSGNVLVGMDGSVKLADFGLCAQLSPEHSKRSSRVGTPSWMAPEVVRGEAYGPKVDIWSLGIMGLEMVEGEAPYERMARVRVFELIETNGPPKLQNPRHHSALLRDFLRCCLQADEDRRWSAQELLQHPFVTSGEPASSLAALVTSAKQVLEDWRGDACA from the exons ATGAATGAATTGTCATCAGAAGAATTGAGCTATCCAAGAAGAATGTGGGATTCAGCAGATCTGGAGCAGGCATGTCCCACGAGTTGTCTGCCTGAACTGGCCACCTGGAGGAGGCCACCTGGAGGACAgattgaggaagatgaagatg CAGAGGACTTGCGGGTGCGGAGTCACCAGGAAAGCAAGTCTGGCATCCTTGTTCTACAGGTGAACCGAGTTGATTTCCAGAGGAGTTGCGTGCACTTTTCCGCCCTCTCACGCa GAGGATCCTTGCGACCAAGGAGTTCTCAGCAGACGGCCTGCACCCCGAGAGGAGTCTTGCTTTACCCCTTGGGTGGCATTCAGTGTGCGAAGCAGCAGAGCACGGCCAAAATGTTCGGGCAGGTCTGTGCCGCGGTTTGCACCATCTTTACCGTTGCTTATTCTGGATATTACCTGACCCACCTGACTC GCTGCGCCAAGGTAGCCATTCTCCTGGCGATGCAGCACAAACTCCAGTCCAG gtCACCTCACACGTGGATGGAGAAAAGCCTGTGCTTTG ggctcagccgcAGG CTCAAGACAGGCTCTGCCATTCAACGTGCCGCTGGACCGGCATCGCCTGCAGCGGCCAGCTGTCCCCCAGCTGCCGGCACTTcatccagcagcccagcccagcagcccgagatgagagaggagcagggcctgAAGACACTGA GGAGCATTGTGAGTTTGGGCGAGCCAATGAAGAAATACAGGGCATTTGAAGAACTTGGACGAGG GGGCTTTGGAGCTGTTTATAAAGCCCTCGACACCAGCACAGGACAACAG GTGGCCATCAAGATAATGTCTCTTCAGGAGAAGATGTCTGAGGAGCTGGCTGTCAATGAAATCTTGGTgatgagggacagcaggaatccCAATATTGTCAGCTACTTAGACAG ctaccTGGTGGATGCGGagctctggctggtgatggagtTCATGGACGGCGGCACGTTGTTCGATGTGCTCAGGGCAGTGTACCTGGAGGAAGGACAGATAGGCGCCGTCTGTCGGGAG tgcctgcaaggactgcatttccttcattcCCGCCAAGTCATCCACAGGGACATCAAAAGCGGCAACGTTCTCGTGGGCATGGACGgatctgtcaagctgg ctgactttggcctctgcgctcagctcagccctgagcacagcaagcgcagctccagagtgggcactcccagctggatggccccggaagtggtgagaggagaagcctacggccccaaagtggacatctggtccctggggatCATGGGGCTGGAAATGGTGGAAGGGGAAGCTCCTTACGAGAGGATGGCCCGTGTCAGG GTTTTTGAACTGATAGAAACGAACGGGCCCCCGAAACTGCAGAACCCCAGGCACCACTCGGCTCTCCTGCGCGACTTtctgcgctgctgcctgcaggcagacGAGGACaggcgctggtctgcccaggaactcctgcag CATCCGTTTGTGACCTCAGGCGAgccagcctccagcctggctgctctggtcaCCTCAGCCAAGCAAGTGCTGGAAGACTGGAGAGGAGACGCTTGCGCCTGA
- the LOC144248339 gene encoding serine/threonine-protein kinase PAK 3-like has translation MDFASVSIFNAVLGIGQDDSHHVFAWKVVQDLQLKVAQFGINSSEGFGAVYKTLDTSTGQQVAIKIMSLQEKMSEELAVNEILVMRDSRNPNIVSYLDSYLVDAELWLVMEFMDGGTLFDVLRAVYLEEGQIGAVCRECLQGLHFLHSRQVIHRDIKSGNVLVGMDGSVKLADFGLCAQLSPERSKRSSRVGTPSWMAPEVVRGEAYGPKVDIWSLGIMGLEMVEGEAPYERMARVRVFELIETNGPPKLQNPRHHSALLRDFLRCCLQADEDRRWSAQELLQVRKSKGHPFVTSGEPASSLAALVTSAKQVLEDWRGDACA, from the exons ATGGACTTTGCCTCCGTGTCAA tttttaatgCAGTTCTTGGAATAGGGCAGGATGACAGTCATCATGTCTTTGCCTGGAAGGTTGTGCAAGATCTCCAATTGAAAGTGGCTCAGTTTGGTATTAATTCCTCAGAG GGCTTTGGAGCTGTTTATAAAACCCTCGACACCAGCACAGGACAACAG GTGGCCATCAAGATAATGTCTCTTCAGGAGAAGATGTCTGAGGAGCTGGCTGTCAATGAAATCTTGGTgatgagggacagcaggaatccCAATATTGTCAGCTACTTAGACAG ctaccTGGTGGATGCGGagctctggctggtgatggagtTCATGGACGGCGGCACGTTGTTTGATGTGCTCAGGGCAGTGTACCTGGAGGAAGGACAGATAGGCGCCGTCTGTCGGGAG tgcctgcaaggactgcatttccttcattcCCGCCAAGTCATCCACAGGGACATCAAAAGCGGCAACGTTCTCGTGGGCATGGACGgatctgtcaagctgg ctgactttggcctctgcgctcagctcagccctgagcgcAGCAAGCGCAGCTCCAGAGTGGGCACTCCCAGCTGGATGGCCCCGGAAGTGGTGAGAGGAGAAGCCtacggccccaaagtggacatctggtccctggggatCATGGGGCTGGAAATGGTGGAAGGGGAAGCTCCTTACGAGAGGATGGCCCGTGTCAGG GTTTTTGAACTGATAGAAACGAACGGGCCCCCGAAACTGCAGAACCCCAGGCACCACTCGGCTCTCCTGCGCGACTTtctgcgctgctgcctgcaggcagacGAGGACaggcgctggtctgcccaggaactcctgcaggtgagaaaaagcaaaggg CATCCGTTTGTGACCTCAGGCGAgccagcctccagcctggctgctctggtcaCCTCAGCCAAGCAAGTGCTGGAAGACTGGAGAGGAGACGCTTGCGCCTGA